In Rhodamnia argentea isolate NSW1041297 chromosome 1, ASM2092103v1, whole genome shotgun sequence, the genomic window CGCTAATCAACGTAATCGATATCATGTAGCAAGCAGAATTGGGTTGATTGTTGTGCCCCCGTGGATCTATGAGGAGGCGCAACATGGTCATTAGGACTAGCCGCCGCCCTTTTTCACTCATCAATCACATTATTACCTAACTTGAGTTTTAGAATTACGTGGAATCAAAATCAAGTCATAACCTTCAATGCCACATttcaagcttcagaatttgTAGATTTCAAAAGACAACACAAAATCATATGAATGCTTGACCTCGAGCCAGAAACTTCAATGGTACTTTATCGTCCGAAGAAAGCAaagttgaaaagagaaaaaggaacagGAAAGGAAGAAACTAAACGAGTACTTGTAATTCCAGACAACGAGTCCAATAAAATCACACCTTCTCATGTCCAGTGACGATCATGACTAGGTTGTAAGACATAATCTCTCGGTTTGACTACAACTTTGAAGATAGAACATAATCTCTAGGCTAACATTAAGGAACTATTCTCTAGCAGCCCCTTAAATTTCAACGAACCGAGGTTCCtcaatctttcattttcatgtcaCAGACTATAGCATTGGGACAACGATTTTCACGAAGACTCGGTAAGGGAGGGGATACCTTCGTATGGCTAACGTAGCAGAAGGTCATCCATTGCACTTTATTTTCCGTACACCGCCATGTTTTCTTCCTCGTAACAAACTAATCTGAAAATATACCGAAGTAACTGGCATTTGATGATGCAAGCCAAATCTTCTTTCATCGAGATAAAAAGTTGGCTACTTCCTACGTGCACACACAAAAGTTTATGCAGAATTTCGGGATGGTGATTTATTGTTAGCTGATGCGCTCAACATTTTAGCTGTGGATGCAGCATTTGGTGAGAAGCCTTTCTCAATCATCTCTCCAAGGATAAGCATTGCCTTCGCTTTCTGACCATCTTCAAGCAGTGCTCAGATAATAATGTTATACACTAAATCATTAGGAGAGCATCCCTTCTTGTTCATATTATGAAGTAGCTCGCAAGCTTCACGTATTTGGCCAGCTTTACAAAGTCCTTTTATCCTGGCACCGAGTGTCATGTTATTAGGTCGCAACCCTTTGGCATCCAATGAATTGAAGACGTTCCTTGCAGATCCAAGTTCCCCTGCCTCACACAGGTCGTTAGTAAGGATGGTGCAGTGGATGATATTAACATTGCCGATGCCATCTTCCATTTGTTGAAACAATGCcattgccttgtcaatttgcTGATATTTGCAAAGGCCATCTAACATGATGGCATAATTTCGTTGATTTATATGATTGCAAGCCAGCATTTTGTAAAAGAGCTGATGTGCAACCCTGGGGTTTCCAGCAAGGAAAAAACCATCCATGAGACAATGATAGGAGGCAACGTTAGGGACTAATCCCTTCTCCAACATTTCACGAAGGAGACTCATTGCCTTATCGACTCTTTTAACCCCAAAATATCCATTAATCAATGTGCTATAGGTCGCCACATTAGGATTGCATTTCCTTGCAGTCATCAAACAAAATATAGTTGCAGCATCatccatttgattttgaaggcaGTAGCCATTGATCAATGAGCTATAAGTAACTACATTCAGCTCAATATCCATCTCGATCAGCGAATCAAATATGCACCTCGCCTCATCAGTCATGCCCTGTTTGCAGAGTGCATCCAAGACAATGCTGAAGGTTCGATTATCTGGCTTTGTTCCTCCCCGCAACATCTCGCTCAACAGGACTTGAGCCTCTTCCCACTGGCCACAACGGCATAGACCAAGGATGAAGGAGTTATAAGTGAAAATATCTGGGTGGATTCCATCATCAATCATTTTCTCTATCATGGCCTTTGCTTGTTTCCATTCGCCTATGCAGGATAAGCCATGTACCAAGGTAGTGTAAGTGAAGACATCTGGCTGAATTCCCCGGCGAATCATACAGTCAAAGAAGCCAAATGCCTTTGCCACCAGTCCTTCCTTGCAATAACCATCAATGATCGTGTTGTACGTGACCACATTTAGCTCGCAACCCCTTTCTTCCAAATTCCTTATAAACTGGACAGCTTTCGAAGTATCACCGGATCTGCACAATCCCTTTGTGATGATGCAGTACGTATATACTGTGacatccctagtcccacattgcctaagaggaggtcttgggaaggctttataaggcttgggtgcccttaaaTTTTTAAGACGCGTTTtacgggcgttgtatgggcgacgctcggagaaacaaaaccgtgaggactgtgtgtccaaagcggacaatatcttgcaaagtggcccAGTGGAAGCGCGTGGGGTCCAGGCCGTTATGAGTTGGTATCGAGCCGACCTCCGACCGCATGTGGGGCCGCAACGGGCGCTCACCGGTGCCGCCGCTAAGGGcaaaaccgtgaggattgtgtgtccaaagcggacaatatcttgcaaagtggcgcagcggaagcgcctGGGGTCCAGGCCGTTACATATACATTGGCCATAAACCCTTTGCCCCACATTTCTTCTACCAAGGTCGAGGCTTGTGCGGTTTTGCCCTCTTCACAGAGCCCGTTGAGCAAAGCGTTCAAGGTCACCACATTAGGTTCAAGCCCAACCTTGAACATTTTGGCCAAAACGGAAAATCCAAGATCGGACCTTTTCAAGCGGCAGAGGCAATTTATCAGAATATTGAGAACGAAAACGTGGCGAGACATGCCCATGGAATCCATTCGCTCGATCACGTGGATGGCGGTAGCATCATGCTTCATCCTCGCCGCAGCTCCCAAGAGTTGGATGAAACAGGGAGCCGAAGGCAAAGGGTTCAGCCGAATCATGATCTTGAAATAATGCAAAACATCGTCGGCTTTCGCCACTCTGCCATTTTTGCATAGGTTCATCACATATTCCAAAGCTTGTGAGCGATTCATGGAATCGCTCAATCGAGAAGTGGAGGGTGAAGTGCGAAAGTGACGGGAGGGATAGGAATTGACattgcgaggaagaagaagaagagcggatGCAAAGACATGATGATAGAGAGTGAGCTTACTAGATAGCGgtcgaagaagaggaggaagagcagAGGGATTCACCATTCTTCGCATCATTTCTTTTCGCCAACTTCTCGCGGTTGCTTTCTCTCGTACAACAGTTTAAGATTTTAGAATAGTCCATGTCGATCGCGTAAAATTTTGACATGATTTTTAATTAAGAGATCTTGAATTCAAATATGCTTAAAGGAAGTGTACATAAGTCACAACATTTctcatgttcttttttccttcattttttattatccGGTTTTTAGATTTCTTATATTACCCTtaacttctttcattctttggCATGCATTCTTCAAATGACCACTCGCTTCCCCTTCCCCCCCCCTCTTTCTCACTGTGAGATCTTCTGAATTGTCCCTGCTTGCTCTGTCTTACGCATGCCTACCATAAATAATCATACATCGTTTTCCTATGCATAATTACCGAATTATGCGCACACGAGcggccggcggccggcggccgCCACCGCAGCAGGTGCCATGGCATTAGGTGAATACTAAGGGACAATAGGGCCAATAAAAAATGGCACTATTTTCTTCTAATGAGGGCACAcataaatgtttttcttttgcagGTTCTGGAATTCTTGCGAGTAAATGGTGTCACACCCCAATTCCTACGAGAACAGGGCAATGACACGGCCATCCTTTCACTCAAAGGGTGCAGCCTTAAAATGTAATCTATTTAACCtgatatcaatatatatatatatatatatatacacacacacacacacacacacatacgttcagatatatataaaaaggtcaTGCGGTTACGGTAACAGAGCCTTCTATAAACCAACCAAAAGATACGCGTAATCACCAAAGATTTTAGAAGCTCATCAGCTATACATACaacttatacaaaaaaaatcccctATCAAAAGTCCCCCCTCCTAACGAAGCGCTCTCCTACTTGTGCATCACTGAATAACCTGAAAAACAAGTAAGATGAAAGGAGTGAGCTAACACGGCTCGATGAGTAATACATTTattctaagcggatcgaacaatcactatgcacctttataaaaaaataacatatttCCAACAAATCTTTTTACATATAGGGTTAACAACACTAATAACTTACAATCATAGATCAACAATCAATGGTCAATCCATTGAGTAATCCCCAACCAAgtatcaatggtctatccaccgattaatctcaatcaaagcaGAAGACAATGGTCCACTCCATCGACTACTAGAATGCTCTATATTAGACTATGGTCATGTTTAGCGTTGTGATAAAGGCggccaagtttacccctcttgactAGGTCTACCACCTATATCAGCCGGTGGTGCGGCTCGGAAGGACGTCCCGACAGTATGCATACCTCTCCCACTCAATGGGTTCTTAACATAGCGATATGAGTATAGCACATAAAGCACAATCTCCAATAATCCAATTAAAATTAGAACCATCTCATAACAACTCGGACAAACTCCACAATAGCATTTATcgacaaaatgcatttcataaaccgtatatatatatatatatatatatagatagcTTTTAGATATTCTCTTCGCAAAGCATTTATTCAAGGCATTTCGAacgattttctttccaaaactacTACAAACAATACCTTTCAAAGCTTTGTCGGTCAACGACAACAGATAGTAAAGGTTCGATCCAGttatgcaagaaatatgctcTTTTCTCATTTCATAACATACCTAGTATTCTTTTTAGTCTCGAAACATGAGTTTACAAacttaaagaagaaaagtactacTCACCCGATAAAGCCAAAATCTAACTACGAAGGTCACTCGAACCGACTCATCCGAATCCCtatccaatatatagaaaaacggatcaaatcgagtaacaagtcatcctaacatacgacttagctaaactacacttatttAGTGACAAAGCAACGACTACATGCCAACGGAAACTTATCCCTAACAGAGATTCAATGCTGTCTGCTATGGACAGCTCACGCGCCAAAAccgttaaggccataacttcctTCATCAAACTccgtttcaagccatcttactgtccacgcgAAGCTTGTTCAACGTGCTATAAAAGTATCAACATAGCCAACCTCAGCCAATAACTGGAAACTAACAAAATCAGGCCTCGAAGTTTACTGTTCGCGCTGTACTGTAGCGCAccagaattgaaaatcttgttccGGGCAAACCGCagtgtcaaattaagatccgtcgaatcctatggatccataacatcctaaagtttctttttcaagcaaaaacgcagccaatcgccCATGAGATCAGACACAGCAGCtcagtttccccaaaaatccgaattttgccctaaatccgaaaaatcacttcaataggaGGGACGAAGGTGCGACGCCTTACCTAGCGTTGTGACACGTAGTGAAACAAATTCGGCAAGGCATTCATGACGGGTGGCGCGCgcacgtgacttttttttttctttctttttccctttctcttcttttcttcctttccctttttctattctGGTCGTGTAGCTTAAAAGGGGTGGCCGACTGccctcttttacttttcttcttctttttttttttttaaatggtgggTCCACCACCTTGGTTGACCTGGTCAAAACAAGGGCCAAATATTACATTCTACCCTCCTAAAacaaatttcatcctcgaaatttggATAACCGAATTTACCTCAATTTTCGAATATGTGAGGATACTTGCGTCTTGTCTCCTCCTCTAGCTCCCAAGTGGCCTCCCTCACCGTGTGGTTTTACCGTTGAATCTTTACATAAGGGATCATACGACGCCGTAACGTTTGATCCTTCCCGTCCACGATGCGTAAAGGCTATTCTTCATATGTTAAGTCTTCCTTTAACCTCAAAGGAGTATAATCTAATACATGATCGGGACTTTGCACATATTTGCGCAATAGAGATACATGAAACACGTCATGCACTCCAGATTGTGCCAGCGGCAATGCCAATCTATAAGCAAGCTCGCCAATCTTCTCAAATATCAAGAACGGTCCCACATATCTAGGGCTCGGCTTGCCACGCATGCCAAATCTCATAACGCCTCACATAGGAGAGATCTTCAGAAATACATGATCGCCCACATCGAATTTTAACTTATGCTGTTTAAGGTCCGCATAACTTTTTTGGCGGCTTTGTGCTGTACTCAAACGCTCTCGAACAAGTCCGACTTTCTCTTCGATTCTTTGTATAAACTCGGGACCAGTTAGTCTTTTCTCACCAACGTCGTCCCAACAAACCGGTGTCATGCACTTTCGACCATATAAAGCTTCAAAAGGGGTCATCTTGATGCTGGAATGGTAGCTGTTATTATAAGAGAATTCCGCCAAATGGAGGTGTTCGCCCCAAGATCTACCAAAATCAATAGCACATGCTCTCAAGATATCCTCTAAAGTCCGAATGGTTCTCTCCGATCGACCATCTATCTGCGGATGAAATGCAGACTGAAGTTGAGTCTAGTACCCAAAGCTCTTTGAAGACTCTTCCAAATGTTGGATACAAACCTAGGATCTCCGTCGGAAACGATGCTCACAAGAACCCCATGCAGCTTGACTATTTCATTCACGTACCGTTTCGCCATGTCTTCCATTGAAAGGCCAAATCGATATGACAAGAAGTGTGCCCACTTAGTCAATCGATTGACAATTACCTATATAGCGTTCTTACCACTAGGCGTCCTCGGCAATCCAACAATGAAGTCCATGGTGATATTCTCCCATTTCCATTTAGGTATCTCGAGTGGATGTAGTTGACCACCCGATTTCTGATGTTCAATCTTTACCTGTCGGCAAACAAGACACTGGTCGACAAATTTGACAATAtctttcttcatattgaccCACCAGCAATTTTCTCTCAAATCTTTATACATCTTAGTGCTTCCTGGATGAATCGAGTATTTAGTAGTGTGAGCCTCCTGCaatatctctttttttaatCCCGCATATCGAGAATACATAGCCGACCACGGAATCTCAATGATCCATCCACATGAATACTAAAATCTGGTTGTCCCCAGCCTTCTACGCCTTCTCTGATTTTCGTCAATTGAGGATCATCATTCTGTTTAGCCTTGATTATATCAATCAACGTTGACCGCACTTGAAGATTAGCCAACCGAGCACCAAGTTGATGCACCAACACCTCCAATTCTAGTTTCCTCATATCCTCGAGAATAGGCTGTTGAAAAGTGAGCAATGCTGCCATGTTCCCCGAAGGCTTATGACTCAAAGCATCGGCTACTACATTAGCCTTACCCGGATGGTAATTGATTGATAGGTCATAATCTTTCAAAAGTTCTAACCACCTCCTCcgcctcatattcaactctttcTGATTAAAAATATACTTCAAGCTCTTGTGATCCGTAAAAACTTCGCATTTTTCACCATACAAATAATGCCGCCATATTTTCAAGGCAAACACAATAGCCGCTAATTCCAAATCATGAGTGGGATAGTTCTTCTCATGTACTTTTAACTGTCTAGAGGCATAAGTGATGACTTTACCATCTTGCATAAGAATGCAGCCTAAACTTTCTTTAAACGCATCACAATAGATAGTGAAGCCACCAGTTCCTCAAGGCAAGGTCAATATAGGAGCTGTTACTAACCGCCTCTTCAATTCTTGGAACTACTCTCACACCGATCTGACCATACGAACTTAACACCCTTCCGAGTTAGGCGAGTAAGTGGACTAGCAATTTTGGAAAACCCCTCCACAAATCGTATGTAATAACCAGCTAACCCAAGAAAACTTCTCACTTCAGTAACATTTGTAGGACGACTCCACCGAACAACTGCTTCAACTTTCTTTGGATCGACGGAGATACCTTCCTTCGAGATCACATGGCCCAAGAACTCTATATGATCAAGCCAAAAGTCGCATTTACTGAATTTAGCATATAACTTTTTCTCACGCAAAGTCTGCAGAACAATCCTCAAGTGTTGCTCgtgttcctccaaactccttGAATACATCAGAATATCATCAATGAATACTACAATAAATCTGTCAAGGTATTGCCCGAACACCCTGTTtatcaaatccatgaaagcaGCTGGTGCatttgtcaatccaaaaggcataacaAGAAATTCATAGTGGCCATACCTTGTTCTGGAAGCGGTTTTAGGCACATCATCTGCTTTTATTTTCAGCCGATGATACCCTGAATGAAGaacaatcttagaaaacacctgAGCTCCCTGAAGCCGATCAAATAGATCATCAATTCGaggcaaaggatatttattctt contains:
- the LOC125313678 gene encoding pentatricopeptide repeat-containing protein At1g62910-like; amino-acid sequence: MMRRMVNPSALPPLLRPLSSKLTLYHHVFASALLLLPRNVNSYPSRHFRTSPSTSRLSDSMNRSQALEYVMNLCKNGRVAKADDVLHYFKIMIRLNPLPSAPCFIQLLGAAARMKHDATAIHVIERMDSMGMSRHVFVLNILINCLCRLKRSDLGFSVLAKMFKVGLEPNVVTLNALLNGLCEEGKTAQASTLVEEMWGKGDVTVYTYCIITKGLCRSGDTSKAVQFIRNLEERGCELNVVTYNTIIDGYCKEGLVAKAFGFFDCMIRRGIQPDVFTYTTLVHGLSCIGEWKQAKAMIEKMIDDGIHPDIFTYNSFILGLCRCGQWEEAQVLLSEMLRGGTKPDNRTFSIVLDALCKQGMTDEARCIFDSLIEMDIELNVVTYSSLINGYCLQNQMDDAATIFCLMTARKCNPNVATYSTLINGYFGVKRVDKAMSLLREMLEKGLVPNVASYHCLMDGFFLAGNPRVAHQLFYKMLACNHINQRNYAIMLDGLCKYQQIDKAMALFQQMEDGIGNVNIIHCTILTNDLCEAGELGSARNVFNSLDAKGLRPNNMTLGARIKGLCKAGQIREACELLHNMNKKGCSPNDLVYNIII